A single Nicotiana tabacum cultivar K326 chromosome 5, ASM71507v2, whole genome shotgun sequence DNA region contains:
- the LOC107812436 gene encoding uncharacterized protein At5g01610-like, whose amino-acid sequence MDQILNKVGSYWIGKRANKELNSVGDDINSLQSSIEGGTKWLVNKLKGKMQKPLPDLLKEYDVPIGIFPRDATNYEFNEETRKLTVYIPSVCEVGYKDSSVLRFSTAVTGYLEKGKLADIEGMKTKVMMWVKVTAISSEKSKIHFTAGLKKTRSREAYEVLRDGVAIEKF is encoded by the exons ATGGATCAGATATTGAACAAAGTGGGTTCCTACTGGATTGGTAAGAGAGCTAACAAGGAGCTCAATTCCGTCGGCGATGACATTAAC TCATTGCAAAGCAGTATTGAAGGTGGAACAAAATGGCTGGTGAACAAGCTTAAAG GAAAAATGCAAAAGCCATTGCCAGATCTTTTGAAGGAGTATGATGTTCCAATAGGTATTTTCCCTCGGGATGCCACCAATTACGAGTTTAACGAAGAGACAAGGAAGCTCACTGTCTATATACCCTCTGTATGTGAAGTCGGTTACAAGGATTCATCTGTATTACGCTTCTCTACAGCTGTTACTGGATATCTGGAAAAAGGAAAGCTAGCTGACATTGAAGGAATGAAAACAAAAGTGATGATGTGGGTAAAAGTTACCGCTATCTCATCTGAAAAATCCAAGATTCATTTCACAGCTGGATTGAAGAAAACCCGGAGTAGGGAGGCTTATGAGGTCTTGAGAGATGGAGTAGCTATTGAAAAATTCTAA